CAGCCACAAAAGAAGCAGTTACCTTATGAGCACTTAACAATATAGTCTGACTAAAGGCTTTGAGCTGGGAGAGTACAGACTGCAACGGTGTTCAGAGAGTCATCCATGATGCTGCGAGGATGATACACGCGACAGTTTGGAATGGGCCGGGGAGCTGCAAGGGCGAACAGCAACTTATTGTTTGTTGTAAAGTAGCCTGCGACGGAGCGCGTACCGTTATCACAACGCAAAGTATCGGCCCTGTGGCCCGTACTTAATGAGTGGCGTCTAGGCGTGAGCTGGATGCAATCAAGGTGGCACCGCGAGAGTTCTTCTCGTCCTTGAGTGAAGGATGTGAAGGACTTTTTTTGCTTAATGGGGATGAACGACCATGGTGCTGACCTACCGGACACGAACTGATATTTTGCCATCTCGTGAAGTGATTTATGATCTGTTTAAGCAGGGTGACTTGGTGCCCGTGTACCGTACCTTGCTGGCTGACCTCGAAACGCCTGTGAGCGTCTACATGAAGCTCACCCAGGATGGGCATCCTGCTTTCTTGCTGGAAAGTGTCGAAGGCGGGGAGCGCGTTGGACGTTACTCCTTCATCGGTGTGAATCCCAGAGGTATCCTTTCTTTCAAAGACAATATCGTCACCAAAACAGAAGATGGCGTCATCAATACGCGCCCCCTTGCAGAGGGTGAAGACCCGCTGCACGTGATTAAAGATGCTTTGGCGCAATATCAAGCTGTCGTAATGGATGGATTGCCACGCCTGGTTGGTGGTGCGGTTGGCTACATCAGTTATGATGTGGTGCGTTACTTTGAACGTTTGCCGAAGACGGCAACGGATGAACTTGATGTGCCGGATGCAGCTTTCATGCTCCCGGATACCATCGTGATCTTCGATCATGCCAAGCATCAGCTCATCGTGCTGGCAAATGCACGTTACGCTGGTAATGCAGATAGTGCCTACGATGATGCGGTACGCCGGATTGACCAGATTGTCGTGACGTTGGGTAAGCCCCTGCCACAGCTAGCTATCACAGAAGAACCGCTCAGCGATGAACTTGTCTCCAATGTTGAGCAAGCAATTTATGAAGAAAACGTTCGGCGTGCCAAGGAATACATCAAAGAAGGTGATGCATTCCAGATTGTTGTATCGCAGCGATTTAGTCGTCGCACGAATGCCAGCCCTCTGATGATCTACCGGGCTTTGCGCGCTTTGAACCCCTCCCCCTATATGTTCTTGTTGCAATTTAGCCCTGATCTCACACTGGTTGGCGCATCGCCGGAGATGATGGTGCGAT
The Phototrophicus methaneseepsis DNA segment above includes these coding regions:
- the trpE gene encoding anthranilate synthase component I, whose product is MVLTYRTRTDILPSREVIYDLFKQGDLVPVYRTLLADLETPVSVYMKLTQDGHPAFLLESVEGGERVGRYSFIGVNPRGILSFKDNIVTKTEDGVINTRPLAEGEDPLHVIKDALAQYQAVVMDGLPRLVGGAVGYISYDVVRYFERLPKTATDELDVPDAAFMLPDTIVIFDHAKHQLIVLANARYAGNADSAYDDAVRRIDQIVVTLGKPLPQLAITEEPLSDELVSNVEQAIYEENVRRAKEYIKEGDAFQIVVSQRFSRRTNASPLMIYRALRALNPSPYMFLLQFSPDLTLVGASPEMMVRYEDGIASNRPIAGTRHRGANDAEDAALAEELLADPKERAEHVMLVDLGRNDLGRVCEYGSVKVTDMMVIERYSHVMHIVSHVEGKLRDDMDAFDLVRATFPAGTLSGAPKVRAMEIIEELEGVKRGPYGGAVGYFSFDGSMDMCITIRAILLNGDQAYIQAGAGIVADSDPATEHQECRNKAQAAVAAIDYAENGLV